The following proteins are co-located in the Festucalex cinctus isolate MCC-2025b chromosome 15, RoL_Fcin_1.0, whole genome shotgun sequence genome:
- the cdk5rap2 gene encoding CDK5 regulatory subunit-associated protein 2 isoform X1: MKDSCRICSGRLVGNQCRWIFSSSAKRKLQIILSHVLGREVTRDGRGEFLCGKCVFQLEKVIQCDVNLSQLQEQHNSQVQKIQAEKAHLIQCIIHVYNKHNPDQEKSDEESVRSKTSLRSSGAASFDDEASGPPPDDAQSPRESGSSHRMRRCVSLDRLVGKGVVSGRSGLKKWRMGSSVGLDGPVKSFGLRASRGSSQSMYLDLVHYKGSFPRSGFKGRSASLQSLNRDFDTPESTPRKTKVREAKTFRNAATGGPPGKAQAKMLLRRSSRQPSVISDLIQLLRCLSKQGVSVPAGSRIPVLKRFSAGHLHACNKQVRREAQWKSLHDLTEEFDDQYVPAKVESEVHRLESVNKLLTEELTQAKSANENLTKTLEETQSETKTLSGRLDETENELHTEKKNSLKRDKTIQGLTQVLRGKEKEIAELCHEIEDRDDALTKARETVHKAQMQKYQATEEHQTLLMAKQTELIQLQGEHHAKVLEAQKLQRALDRREQELADLQQAKEQLEVELEDLQQQKKKGDKALNDLNNQQKKLSGEIGERESSLEQQYQELLDQTKRKVHAHEVIIQRLTSTLTDKEQQLQEYINMVRDFEQNKSPAGNDGMLAKLRRRLKEKEKALEQALDERFAAIEEKDNEIHQLQLSLREKERDLERLNNLLSHNEETINSFDSLIKEKDVELQHLANTLKNLQRAKQDAEDNLNRSLREKDSIISQLQLSLNGKTKDLEELSESVLSQSQSHARDLAEQMGQRLKVNEAMLAEAVKARERLVADNEGAVEGLLATINSKDQLIKESAEHYNRMLSERSQEIQELRRQLSDRQHQLAAAERQSATAAQKDSLETAELRFLLNEKDRVIERLLHRGPETEHDKEPDYVLELRQTIQVMQEKLDEREAELSRRNSDDSIENIPLSKKTVVVLKKELTQKTEALNKALKRENELKMSLAELQSLLSELEGRSEGQVANIESLTATLETKDEIIHALQQRLGQQGDAQGDHAPDRVIGSSMDRSPSELPQRERTMIGGDSQQEVLPSLVALQQEHEALNKALRAEQQLYSSLVRTVKEQDSAQRLHALQLELTAVQLLRQQLEDGIKANEELRDDLERELDRAKVREGVNIVDPKVLESVQHQLEDAQRWNASLQARLGAIQNRGGGVGGANDSGDSLSFAGDQTSYMSICMGDGRDDSSPQELKRKVLELQECVGRLQALNAELQSRLAAYEKADGDAFNKEEQNLASSRPWKQQPDTATIMEVPSVAHQMCRCQDQASQTDIPLGQLIGDESVDSNLGQTGENVQCAAAETDSVKCLLTDGGAASLLHLREEVLRLTAENAQLHGLLKEQKSSECKEKESTDSSGNSSDGQADLRRSRETLQGQAMDKDEEGAKDKGTLEVGTLQAGDHSKISKHRACVKSRLPVPVRPRTETYTHPEPCKADAAPHLHADADQRPITDPSASSQPSAGPSSTCGRAHDSGYVAMHTPDDTQAHSALFTQLELLHQECQDKEALINKLGERLADWEELHAQLQDKERLINQYVEALRAAESTIAYLTACSLGSQGGSGQVAGSASVGCSSTCLDLQDVLQEKEDLNKQLTQLLNRAEKHISLPDSPERQAEIGHLRLKIEALNASLNEQSSRGVFGRPEGSVQLSNSTPTESESLRENELRDQQGTSGNSAQISNPEVTKVLARCLCSAESVIASLSAACTNSRSFINPDLQGHLDDLQRALQDRHELERLTQATRPSHSEELLNLDLLSHLQILCKVLSDHSEKICELQASLQEERARREESEAHPALPDSKGLAPSVQAQLETLHKALREKKKACKNLEEKLATAQFTPSQSNTAQKVPEQDDKGVQVDLQDLGYETTGKSENDREESSSPDLEVGAEASGSASSLPSLLTQEQAHFSSTEHLDSASTTPYPSSPTLSSAKVSLKSLQTYEEYGLSEDPLLLQAQVRELKVQLESQAKLIRQMQSLVRRNSVDPVAGHRSDQLTNRDATQDRHARTSREQMREKDGDGVDRVNRSETSEAGGKTRVKEQLQHARSRSTSPASLDSLVQSQARELSQLRQQVKESRRLGGLQRRHMGELRKAFQELLHASPVDRYTSEVLKEQLDKSLAILDRLEGRLDKGETHQDNEDVAVLELSRRLAKELQEKNRLIQSLQSHVRGQSPGSTHSSHSDRTSRHGSPPTQEEEAEASGASGDQEAGGRLLGLRRENGLLHERLRSSQQLSASLRSELDLHLSVVMAHHRERDSLTRAPKRDEELGSAPGEARVVSSDLLAEHLEEIRALRRRLEESISTNDRLREQLERRLAEVERDAAPTNIFIHGNEDQAQLANEVRFLRGQNQALKEQLNLESKDKQRECERLREKLARHTGKLEQSRKEADDRRQENARLREKVEIGGRENARLIQSLRASEDQLRSLQCEVTLQRQHVTDSQRLLQSLRVELQVRETMQTTAPSQGVATPDPDCAPSAAPADLSELLSEIRHLRVQLERSIHTNNTLRQRLEEQLWRGAARSETININYLLSSADEGSASPGREGGDVLHHGDSANSRLRYEVDGGCGGGGGGGSSSSGESVTDAPSRLVPGHGLWADRHGRHILALVEDYGALRRHISEGRKLSRRLDARLQRCRNKAPDEESVKLLSSDVSTLQQVVDEADRLLKLAWRVSLPAGGAAAAAASADDQQEDLKKEILRLNSRLSQKDRMLSGAVKRLRTTNQLKEGMERVIIDQLSVTHNVLKKARGNLEKNHFYLFGPQGPTGGQGGACKWPIGGVEVYSSDE, translated from the exons ATGAAGGACTCGTGCCGCATATGCAGCGGCCGCCTGGTTGGCAACCAGTGTCGCTGGATCTTCAGCTCGTCGGCAAAGAGGAAGCTGCAGATCATTTTGTCACACGTGCTGGGACGGGAGGTGACCCGCGACGGCCGCGGCGAGTTCCTCTGCGGGAAATGTGTGTTCCAGCTGGAGAAGGTGATACAGTGCGACGTCAACCTCAGCCAGCTGCAGGAACAGCACAACAGCCAGGTGCAGAAAATCCAAGCGGAGAAAGCGCACCTGATCCAGTGCATCATCCACGTCTACAACAAACACAACCCCGACCAGGAGAAGAGCGACGAGGAGAGCGTGCGCTCAAAAACTTCCCTCAGATCATCCGGGGCGGCCAGTTTTGACGACGAGGCCTCGGGTCCGCCGCCAGATGACGCGCAGTCGCCGAGGGAGAGCGGCAGTAGTCACCGCATGAGGAGATGTGTGAGTCTGGATAGACTCGTGGGAAAAGGCGTGGTCTCGGGACGTTCGGGTCTCAAGAAATGGAGGATGGGATCAAGTGTGGGTCTGGACGGCCCCGTGAAGAGTTTTGGTTTGCGGGCCTCGCGCGGCAGCTCTCAGAGCATGTACCTGGACCTGGTCCACTACAAAGGCTCGTTTCCTAGGTCCGGATTCAAAGGCCGTTCCGCGTCCCTGCAGTCCCTCAATCGGGACTTTGACACTCCAGAAAGCACGCCACGTAAGACCAAAGTCAGAGAAGCTAAGACATTCAGAAACGCTGCCACCGGTGGCCCGCCGGGAAAGGCACAAGCTAAAATGCTCCTCCGCAGATCGTCGCGGCAGCCCTCGGTGATCTCCGACTTGATCCAGCTCCTGCGCTGCCTCAGCAAACAAGGAGTTTCAGTCCCGGCCGGGAGCCGCATCCCTGTCCTGAAGAGGTTCAGTGCCGGCCATCTGCACGCCTGTAACAAGCAAGTGCGCAGAGAGGCTCAGTGGAAATCTCTGCATGACCTCACGGAAGAATTTGATGATCAATACGTGCCTGCCAAAGTGGAG AGTGAGGTCCATCGGCTGGAGTCCGTCAACAAGCTGCTGACAGAAGAGCTCACACAGGCAAAAAGCGCCAATGAGAACCTGACAAAGACATTGGAAGAAACCCAGAGTGAAACCAAG ACCCTGTCAGGAAGGCTGGACGAGACAGAAAATGAACTCCACACGGAGAAGAAAAACAGCCTAAAGCGAGACAAAACCATCCAAGGGCTGACACAGGTCCTCAGAGGAAAAGAGAAAGAG ATTGCAGAGTTGTGCCATGAGATTGAGGACCGGGATGATGCTCTCACCAAAGCCCGGGAGACAGTGCACAAGGCCCAGATGCAAAAATATCAGgcaa CGGAAGAGCACCAAACTCTATTAATGGCCAAACAAACAGAGCTGATTCAGCTCCAGGGAGAGCACCACGCCAAGGTGCTCGAGGCCCAAAAGCTGCAGCGGGCTCTGGACCGCAGGGAGCAGGAGCTGGCGGACTTGCAGCAGGCGAAGGAGCAGCTGGAGGTGGAGCTGGAAGACTTGCAGCAGCAGAAAAAGAAGGGAGACAAAGCCTTGAAT GATCTGAACAACCAACAGAAAAAGCTAAGCGGGGAGATCGGGGAGAGGGAAAGTTCTCTGGAGCAGCAGTACCAGGAGCTGTTGGACCAAACCAAAAGAAAAGTGCACGCGCATGAAGTCATCATCCAGCGGCTAACGTCCACCTTGACTGATAAAGAGCAGCAGTTACAG GAGTACATAAACATGGTCAGAGATTTTGAGCAAAACAAGAGTCCGGCAGGAAACGACGGCATGCTCGCTAAGCTGCGCCGAAGGctgaaagaaaaggaaaaggcGCTGGAG CAAGCTCTGGACGAGAGATTTGCGGCCATCGAAGAGAAAGACAACGAAATCCACCAGCTGCAGCTGTCGCTCAGGGAGAAGGAGAGAGACCTGGAGAGGCTCAATAATTTGCTGTCCCATAATGAAGAAACGATCAAC AGTTTTGATAGCCTGATCAAAGAGAAGGATGTGGAACTGCAGCACCTTGCAAACACACTAAAGAACCTGCAGAGGGCCAAGCAAGACGCGGAGGACAACCTGAACAGGTCATTGAGAGAGAAAGACTCCATCATCAGCCAGCTGCAGCTCTCCCTCAACGGCAAGACCAAAGATTTGGAG GAATTGTCCGAGTCGGTGCTAAGCCAGTCGCAAAGTCACGCGCGTGACTTGGCAGAGCAGATGGGACAGAGGTTAAAGGTGAACGAGGCCATGCTGGCTGAGGCTGTGAAAGCCAGGGAAAGGCTTGTAGCTGACAATGAGGGCGCCGTGGAAGGACTGCTGGCAACAATTAATAGCAAGGATCAACTTATCAAG GAGTCCGCCGAGCATTACAACCGCATGCTATCGGAGCGTTCGCAGGAGATTCAGGAGCTGAGGAGGCAGCTGTCCGACCGGCAGCATCAGCTTGCCGCCGCTGAGAGGCAAAGCGCCACGGCGGCCCAGAAGGACTCTTTGGAAACCGCAGAGCTCCGATTCCTCCTCAATGAAAAAGACCGCGTCATCGAG AGGCTCCTCCACCGTGGCCCGGAGACGGAGCACGACAAGGAGCCAGATTATGTGCTGGAGCTCAGACAAACCATCCAGGTCATGCAAGAGAAGTTAGACGAGCGCGAAG CTGAGCTCTCCAGGAGGAACAGCGACGACAGCATTGAGAACATTCCACTCTCCAAGAAGACCGTTGTAGTTCTTAAGAAAGAGCTGACACAGAAAACGGAGGCTCTCAACAAAGCGCTGAAGAGGGAGAATGAACTGAAG ATGTCCTTAGCAGAGCTCCAGTCGTTGCTGTCCGAGCTGGAGGGCCGCAGTGAAGGCCAGGTCGCCAATATTGAGTCCCTGACTGCCACCCTTGAGACCAAAGATGAGATCATCCAT GCTCTCCAGCAGCGTCTCGGCCAGCAAGGAGACGCGCAAGGCGATCACGCCCCGGATCGAGTCATCGGCAGCAGCATGGATCGATCGCCTTCGGAGCTCCCTCAAAGAGAGAGGACCATGATTGGTGGAGACAGCCAGCAAGaa GTGCTTCCTAGCTTGGTAGCTTTGCAGCAGGAACACGAGGCTCTCAACAAAGCGCTGAGGGCCGAGCAGCAGTTGTACTCTAGCCTGGTCAGGACTGTGAAGGAGCAGGACAG TGCCCAGCGTCTTCACGCTCTGCAGCTGGAGCTGACGGCAGTGCAGCTCCTCAGGCAGCAGCTGGAGGACGGCATCAAAGCCAACGAGGAGCTCAGGGACGACTTGGAGAGAGAACTAGACAGAGCCAAAGTCCGAGAAG GCGTGAACATAGTCGATCCCAAAGTACTGGAGAGTGTGCAGCACCAGCTGGAAGATGCCCAACGCTGGAACGCCTCTCTGCAGGCCCGCTTGGGGGCCATCCAGAACCGCGGCGGCGGAGTGGGCGGTGCCAACGACAGCG GAGACTCTCTGAGTTTCGCCGGCGACCAGACCTCTTACATGAGTATCTGTATGGGTGACGGGCGTGACGACAGTTCACCGCAGGAGCTCAAACGGAAg GTGCTTGAGCTGCAGGAGTGTGTCGGCAGGCTGCAGGCTCTTAACGCGGAGCTCCAGAGCAGGCTGGCAGCATATGAGAAGGCTGACGGCGATGCTTTCAACAAGGAGGAGCAAAACCTGGCCAGCAGCCGTCCATGGAAGCAG CAGCCAGACACCGCAACGATTATGGAGGTTCCATCAGTAGCTCACCAGATGTGCCGCTGCCAAGACCAAGCAAGTCAGACGGACATTCCACTAGGGCAG CTGATTGGGGATGAGAGTGTGGACAGCAACCTGGGCCAGACCGGAGAGAATGTTCAGTGTGCCGCTGCAGAGACCGATTCTGTAAAATGTCTGCTGACCGACGGTGGTGCAGCATCACTCCTGCACCTTAG AGAGGAAGTCCTCAGGCTAACGGCTGAAAACGCGCAACTGCACGGTCTGCTGAAGGAGCAAAAGTCCAGCGAGTGCAAAGAGAAGGAGAGCACAGACTCGTCAGGCAACAGCAGCGACGGGCAGGCTGATTTAAGACGCAGCCGGGAAACTTTGCAGGGTCAAGCTATGGACAAAGATGAGGAGGGTGCTAAGGATAAGGGAACCCTGGAAGTGGGAACTCTACAAGCTGGCGATCACAGCAAGATTTCAAAGCACAGG GCCTGTGTCAAATCTCGCCTGCCTGTCCCGGTGAGGCCAAGAACAGAAACTTACACGCATCCAGAGCCATGTAAAGCGGACGCAGCGCCGCACCTTCACGCAGACGCTGACCAGCGACCCATTACAGACCCCAGCGCCTCATCCCAACCAAGCGCCGGCCCCTCTTCTACCTGCGGACGTGCTCACGATAGCGGCTATGTAGCCATGCACACGCCGGACGACACCCAGGCCCACTCTGCCCTTTTTACCCAGCTGGAGCTCCTGCATCAGGAGTGCCAGGACAAGGAGGCCTTGATCAACAAGCTGGGCGAGCGGCTGGCTGATTGGGAGGAGCTCCACGCGCAGCTGCAGGACAAAGAGCGTCTCATTAACCAGTACGTGGAGGCCTTGCGAGCTGCCGAGTCCACCATCGCCTACCTGACCGCCTGCAGTCTGGGCAGCCAGGGGGGTTCCGGACAGGTCGCAGGGTCCGCTTCTGTGGGCTGCAGCAGCACGTGCCTGGATTTGCAGGACGTGCTTCAAGAAAAGGAGGATCTCAACAAGCAACTTACACAACTTTTGAACCGGGCAGAGAAGCACATTTCGTTACCAGACAGCCCGGAAAGGCAAGCAGAAATTGGACATCTCCGTTTGAAAATTGAAGCACTGAACGCCTCATTAAACGAGCAGAGCTCCAGAGGGGTCTTTGGACGACCTGAAGGTTCGGTGCAATTGAGTAATTCCACACCGACAGAATCGGAATCTCTCAGAGAAAATGAGTTGCGAGATCAGCAAGGGACAAGCGGAAATTCCGCTCAAATTTCAAATCCGGAGGTGACCAAAGTTCTCGCCAGATGCCTTTGCTCGGCGGAGTCTGTAATTGCTTCTCTGTCAGCCGCCTGTACAAATAGCCGCTCTTTCATCAACCCGGACCTACAGGGCCATTTGGACGACCTCCAGAGAGCTCTGCAAGACAGACATGAACTGGAGCGCCTGACTCAAGCCACTCGGCCAAGTCACTCCGAGGAGCTCCTCAACTTGGACCTCCTTAGTCATCTGCAAATTCTCTGCAAGGTCCTCAGCGATCACTCTGAAAAGATTTGTGAGCTTCAAGCGTCCCTGCAGGAGGAGAGGGCCCGTAGGGAAGAGAGCGAGGCCCATCCGGCGCTGCCGGACAGCAAAGGCTTAGCACCGAGCGTCCAAGCCCAGCTGGAGACTCTGCACAAGGCGCTGAGGGAGAAGAAGAAAGCCTGCAAAAACCTGGAGGAGAAACTCGCCACGGCTCAGTTTACACCGTCCCAGAGTAACACAGCACAAAAAG TTCCGGAGCAGGATGACAAAGGTGTGCAGGTGGATTTGCAGGACCTTGGCTACGAGACAACGGGCAAGAGTGAGAACGATAGGGAAGAGAGCAGTAGCCCAG ACCTTGAGGTGGGCGCCGAAGCAAGCGGAAGTGCTTCGAGTCTCCCTTCGCTGCTAACTCAAGAGCAGGCGCACTTTTCCTCTACTGAACATTTGGACTCCGCCTCCACCACGCCGTACCCGAGTTCCCCCACTTTGAGCTCGGCCAAG GTCAGTCTGAAAAGCCTGCAGACCTACGAGGAATACGGCCTCTCCGAGGACCCGTTACTGCTCCAGGCGCAGGTGCGAGAGTTGAAGGTCCAGTTGGAAAGCCAAGCCAAACTCATCCGCCAGATGCAAAGTCTTGTGAGGAGGAACTCCGTTGACCCGGTGGCTGGCCACCGCTCTGACCAGTTGACCAATCGGGACGCAACGCAGGACCGTCACGCGAGGACCAGTAGGGAGCAGATGCGGGAGAAAGACGGTGACGGAGTGGACCGGGTCAACCGGAGCGAAACCAGTGAGGCTGGAGGAAAGACACGCGTGAAGGAGCAGCTCCAGCACGCTCGCAGCCGCTCAACGTCCCCTGCCAG CCTGGACTCGCTGGTGCAGTCGCAGGCCAGGGAGCTGTCGCAGCTCAGGCAGCAGGTCAAGGAGAGCCGGCGGCTGGGGGGCCTGCAGCGTCGACACATGGGGGAGCTGAGGAAAGCCTTCCAGGAGCTGCTCCACGCCAGCCCGGTGGACCGCTACACGAGCGAGGTGCTCAAGGAGCAGCTGGACAAGAGCCTGGCCATTCTGGATCGTCTGGAGGGACGTCTGGACAAAG GAGAAACTCATCAGGATAATGAAGATGTAGCAGTTCTGGAGCTTTCTCGCAG GTTGGCCAAAGAACTGCAGGAGAAGAACCGCCTCATCCAAAGCCTGCAGAGTCACGTCCGAGGCCAGAGTCCCGGCAGCACCCACAGCTCCCACTCTGATAGGACGTCCCGTCACGGCAGCCCGCCCACACAAG AGGAAGAAGCCGAGGCGTCAGGCGCGTCCGGCGACCAGGAAGCGGGCGGCCGACTGTTGGGCTTGCGGAGGGAGAACGGACTGCTTCACGAGCGTCTGAGGAGCAGCCAGCAGCTCAGCGCCAGCCTGCGTAGCGAGCTGGACCTGCACCTGTCCGTCGTCATGGCCCATCACCGGGAGCGCGACTCACTGACGCGAGCGCCCAAGCGGGACGAGGAACTCGGCTCGGCTCCTGGAGAAGCGCGGGTCGTCAGTTCAG ACCTGCTGGCCGAGCACCTTGAGGAGATCCGAGCTTTGAGGCGGCGCCTGGAGGAGAGCATCTCCACCAACGACCGCCTCAGGGAGCAGCTGGAGAGGAGGCTCGCCGAGGTGGAGAGAGACGCAG CGCCCACCAACATCTTCATACACGGCAACGAGGATCAAGCTCAGCTGGCCAACGAGGTTCGCTTCCTGCGTGGCCAGAACCAAGCCCTGAAGGAGCAGCTCAACCTGGAGTCCAAAG ACAAACAGCGGGAGTGCGAGAGGCTGCGGGAGAAACTGGCGAGGCACACGGGCAAGCTGGAGCAGAGCCGGAAGGAGGCCGACGACCGGAGGCAGGAGAACGCCAGGTTGCGGGAGAAAGTGGAGATCGGCGGCCGAGAGAACGCCAGGTTGATCCAGTCGCTGCGCGCCAGCGAGGACCAGCTGCGCAG TCTGCAGTGCGAGGTGACGCTCCAGCGGCAGCACGTGACCGACTCGCAGCGCCTCCTGCAGTCGCTGCGCGTGGAGCTGCAAGTTCGCGAGACGATGCAGACGACGGCGCCCAGTCAAG GTGTCGCGACGCCGGATCCCGACTGCGCCCCCTCGGCGGCGCCGGCCGATCTGTCCGAGCTGCTGTCGGAGATCCGCCACCTGCGCGTGCAGCTGGAGAGGAGCATCCACACCAACAACACGCTGCGACAGAGGCTGGAGGAGCAGCTGTGGCGGGGAGCCGCCCGCTCGGAAACCATCAACATCAACTACCTGCTCTCTTCCGCAG ACGAAGGAAGCGCGTCGCCCGGTCGTGAAGGCGGCGACGTTCTCCACCACGGCGACTCCGCAAACTCTCGATTGCGCTACGAGGTGGACggcggctgcggcggcggcggcggcggcggaagcAGCAGCTCCGGCGAGAGCGTGACGGACGCGCCCTCCCGCCTGGTGCCGGGCCACGGCCTGTGGGCCGACCGCCACGGGCGCCACATCCTGGCGCTGGTGGAGGACTACGGCGCCCTCCGCAGGCACATCTCGGAAGGACGCAAGCTGTCGCGCCGATTGGACGCGCGGCTGCAGCGCTGTCGCAACAAG